One stretch of Podospora pseudoanserina strain CBS 124.78 chromosome 4, whole genome shotgun sequence DNA includes these proteins:
- a CDS encoding hypothetical protein (EggNog:ENOG503NVJ4; COG:K), with protein sequence MAYDCARASNTARGSWKDKRAEKSGNPYHVDALPKGIVLTFGWLVPFAQLAGSQVENESVSGRSFRRKGTCVAMEHLETQVSDLRSFLAPQSSAAPGLSLSTPAAYSPSGPLSSLSALGDNSAPQPASPLPLESSHGGGTTSANTTTSHAKRRAEPDEDGEVSAKQQRSKRNRYTSIACNECKRRKIKCNGQTPCHRCGNLNLQCLYAPNCCPNFKDSDEFRDMSAQVTRLQEQVDNLFSAMNALRQETSSLRLAPIHDHILPPPVTTGSPSPIPTLPPLTRPRLGYRVPSSFHGPTSIAFTVDVAKSTLHRMGYTDVAEDSVSQPTEPTPHPSPALAPLAAPPPLASSSPPSAVPRDPILEFDEAEMLRLCELHEEEVGAMYPVIPIETVKQHAQSLGPWFATVKLNSSAAQQTLPDLNDQKTLVLKIVLCCALVVEEHGNSARAARLYESIQPIIDRMLMSEPADIVKLPFLALVAGYRYLSNDEVLAWRVVGHVGRLCLELGLHRREGLQNITDPTVRRNALLTFWSVYVLDRRWSFSTGLPFVYHDDKIDPGLPKPDDYPFLVAMVGYSKLAAKIWELVDCFEPAVIRGLKAHNFEPLEQEIWEWYESVPAEIQTDPSDGDRIAMPSGPTDKVQRVRIWTRLRLNQVRIWLYTPVLHSATSIAENMQRAEKAVDLAKQTIRLLAHINQTTSLYRRCQVFYHQFLTSSIAVLFLASTHAPVEFSSHCRVEFYMALDLVRDMSSKSWVSHRLWRTIRSLKAVAPRLGLEEDFAASPSATKPSKTGSAAQLHRHQSTSDYNQSRSHSISQSSPRTAGTVPSVRGVAQSHSSMSPFSPQIRGSEMSHHPNSAVSTPHQQQMHVDERTNGLRLQSEMSRIYEGYAGLGVNGSVPTTAVMRSMSLETGAMSAGDLGYGNNMHMGQGLGLVQGVVGLGDESVYQHIKDMF encoded by the exons ATGGCGTACGATTGTGCCAGGGCATCGAACACAGCAAGAGGAAGTTGGAAGGACAAAAGGGCGGAAAAGAGCGGCAATCCTTATCACGTGGACGCGCTGCCAAAAGGGATTGTGCTGACATTTGGGTGGCTTGTCCCCTTTGCTCAGCTCGCTGGCTCTCAGGTGGAAAACGAGAGCGTGTCCGGGAGGTCTTTCAGGAGAAAAGGCACATGTGTTGCAATGGAACATCTTGAGACCCAAGTGAGCGACCTGCGCTCGTTCCTGGCTCCGCAGTCATCTGCCGCTCCAGGATTGAGCCTGTCGACGCCAGCAGCCTATTCTCCCAGTGGGCCTCTGTCGTCGCTTTCCGCCCTCGGAGACAATTCCGCACCGCAACCTGCctcaccactcccactcGAGTCGTCGCACGGAGGCGGCACCACGTCCGCCAACACGACCACCTCCCATGCCAAAAGAAGGGCAGAGCcagatgaggatggtgaagtGTCTGCCAAGCAGCAAAGGAGCAAGCGGAATAGA TACACCTCGATCGCCTG CAATGAGTGCAAACGCCGCAAGATCAAATGCAACGGCCAGACGCCCTGTCACCGATGTGGCAACCTCAACCTACAATGTTTGTACGCGCCCAACTGCTGTCCCAACTTCAAGGACTCGGATGAGTTCAGGGACATGTCGGCCCAGGTGACTCGGCTGCAAGAACAGGTCGACAATCTCTTCAGCGCCATGAATGCTCTTCGCCAGGAAACTTCAAGTCTGCGTCTAGCCCCGATTCACGATCATATCCTGCCTCCGCCAGTAACCACAGGCAGTCCCTCACCCATTCCCACCCTTCCTCCGCTGACCAGGCCTCGTCTTGGGTACCGTGTGCCATCCTCATTCCATGGACCGACGAGCATCGCCTTCACTGTCGATGTAGCCAAGAGTACGCTCCATAGAATGGGGTATACCGACGTGGCTGAGGACAGCGTTTCTCAGCCTACAGAGCCAACACCGCATCCATCGCCGGCCCTAGCTCCCCTAGCAGCCCCTCCGCCActggcatcctcctctccaccctcagCTGTCCCTCGTGATCCTATCCTGGAATTCGACGAAGCAGAAATGCTGCGGTTATGCGAGCTACATGAGGAAGAAGTTGGGGCCATGTACCCTGTGATACCCATCGAGACTGTCAAACAACATGCCCAATCGCTTGGCCCATGGTTTGCAACTGTCAAACTAAACTCCTCTGCCGCTCAGCAAACTTTGCCGGACCTTAACGATCAGAAAACATTAGTCCTCAAGATTGTCCTCTGCTGCGccctggtggtggaggaacaCGGCAATAGTGCGCGCGCCGCCCGCTTATACGAGAGTATACAGCCGATCATTGACCGAATGCTCATGAGTGAGCCGGCCGATATCGTCAAGTTACCGTTCTTAGCGCTGGTAGCCGGGTATCGATACTTGTCTAACGACGAGGTATTGGCCTGGCGAGTGGTTGGGCATGTAGGAAGGCTGTGTCTCGAGTTGGGTCTCCACCGAAGGGAAGGACTGCAAAATATCACCGATCCAACGGTGAGAAGGAATGCACTCCTGACCTTCTGGAGCGTCTATGTTCTGGACCGGAGATGGAGCTTCAGCACCGGGCTGCCGTTTGTGTATCATGATGACAAGATTGATCCCGGGTTACCTAAGCCG GATGACTACCCCTTTTTAGTAGCAATGGTTGGGTACTCCAAGCTAGCGGCCAAGATCTGGGAGTTGGTGGATTGCTTTGAGCCAGCTGTTATCCGAGGTTTGAAGGCTCATAATTTTGAGCCGCTGGAACAGGAAATTTGGGAGTGGTATGAGAGTGTGCCAGCTGAGATCCAGACAGACCCATCCGATGGTGACAGGATTGCTATGCCTAGTGGTCCCACTGATAAAGTTCAGCGGGTGAGAATATGGACGAGATTGAGGCTGAATCAG GTCCGCATCTGGCTGTATACACCTGTGTTGCACAGCGCCACAAGCATCGCCGAGAATATGCAACGGGCTGAGAAAGCAGTTGACCTTGCCAAACAAACAATCCGGCTACTGGCACACATCAACCAAACCACGAGTCTCTATCGTCGCTGCCAGGTCTTCTACCACCAGTTCTTGACCTCATCTATTGCCGTTCTATTTCTCGCTTCCACCCATGCCCCTGTCGAGTTCAGCTCGCATTGCCGGGTAGAGTTCTACATGGCTCTCGACCTCGTACGGGACATGTCCTCTAAATCATGGGTGTCCCACCGACTCTGGCGCACGATACGGTCTCTCAAAGCCGTTGCACCTCGGCTCGGTCTCGAGGAAGACTTTGCtgcctcgccctcggccaCCAAGCCCTCCAAGACTGGCTCTGCTGCTCAGTTACATCGTCATCAAAGCACGAGTGACTACAACCAAAGCAGGAGCCATAGCATCAGCCAAAGCAGCCCGCGGACTGCTGGCACAGTGCCCTCAGTCCGAGGGGTCGCTCAAAGCCATAGTAGCATGAGTCCGTTCAGTCCGCAGATTAGGGGCAGCGAGATGAGCCATCACCCGAACTCAGCTGTTTCTACGCCTCATCAACAGCAGATGCACGTGGACGAACGGACTAATGGCCTGAGATTGCAATCCGAAATGTCGAGGATCTACGAGGGCTATGCAGGACTGGGTGTAAACGGGAGTGTGCCGACGACGGCAGTGATGAGGAGTATGAGCTTGGAAACTGGCGCAATGTCTGCTGGTGATTTGGGATATGGGAACAATATGCATATGGGTCAGGGACTCGGGCTTGTCCAGGGGGTCGTTGGACTGGGCGATGAGAGCGTGTATCAGCACATCAAGGACATGTTTTAG
- a CDS encoding hypothetical protein (EggNog:ENOG503NTZ2; COG:G), giving the protein MANESWISHYSPSNDFSLANIPFGIISTPEDQTLRPAIAIGGFALDLKTWLAIVNKEKLADVFSGVDIDQLDHALSQPTLNGFAALGRPVHRIVRKGLQDLLRKDTPYAELLRDDENARTKTLSRLSDVMMHLPMEIGDYTDFYAGYHHAYAVGVMFRGPENALQPNYTHLPVGYHGRASSIVVDGTPIRRPVGQILLDPKAEPKQPVTGPTRKLDIELELGCFISKPNKMGESVDVKQAEEYIFGYVLLNDWSARDIQAWEYVPLGPFNGKNFGTTISAWVVLADALEPFKVKTEIDNKTELQEYLKGEEDKTVFDIKLEVDLTTADGSTTTIGRTSSKYLMWSFPQMIAHHTLGGCSMRPGDLLGSGTISGPGGVEERGSLLEMTENGKKEVLLAGMNARTFLKDGDSITLRGFCADDGKGVRVGFGRCSGTIYGGPQR; this is encoded by the exons ATGGCTAACGAATCCTGGATCTCCCACTACAGCCCCTCAAATGACTTCTCTCTCGCCAACATCCCCTTCGGCATCATCAGCACTCCGGAGGACCAAACACTCCGCCCAGCCATCGCCATTGGAGGCTTTGCACTGGACTTGAAAACATGGCTGGCCATAGTGAACAAGGAGAAACTCGCCGACGTCTTCTCAGGTGTTGATATTGATCAGCTTGACCATGCTCTAAGCCAACCCACCCTCAACGGTTTTGCTGCTCTTGGACGGCCGGTGCACAGAATTGTACGAAAAGGACTCCAGGATCTATTACGCAAAGACACGCCATATGCAGAGCTCCTCAGGGATGACGAGAATGCCAGGACCAAAACCTTGAGCAGGCTGAGCGATGTTATGATGCACCTTCCAATGGAAATTGGAGACTACACCGACTTCTACGCAGGCTATCACCATGCCTATGCGGTTGGTGTCATGTTCCGCGGGCCAGAAAACGCCCTCCAGCCAAATTATACGCACTTACCGGTTGGATACCACGGTAGGGCATCGAGTATCGTGGTGGATGGGACGCCAATTCGGAGGCCAGTAGGTCAGATACTGCTGGACCCGAAAGCTGAGCCAAAGCAACCTGTGACTGGGCCTACGAGGAAACTGGATAtcgagcttgagcttgggtGCTTCATCTCAAAACCTAACAAAATGGGCGAGTCTGTAGATGTGAAACAGGCTGAGGAGTACATCTTTGGCTATGTGCTCCTGAACGACTGGAGCGCGAGGGATATTCAGGCCTGGGAGTATGTGCCGCTGGGGCCGTTCAATGGCAAGAACTTCGGGACGACAATTAGTGCctgggtggtgctggcagATGCGCTAGAGCCGTTCAAGGTGAAGACTGAGATTGATAATAAGACCGAACTGCAAGAGTACTtgaagggcgaggaggataaAACAGTGTTTGACATTAAGTTGGAAGTCGATTTGACAA CTGCTGATGGGAGCACAACTACCATTGGAAGGACAAGCTCGAAGTATTTGATGTGGTCATTTCCACAGATGATTGCGCATCATACTCTGGGTGGCTGTTCGATGCGTCCTGGTGACTTGCTTGGATCTGGGACAATTAGTGGCCCaggtggtgtcgaggagagggggagctTGCTGGAGATGACTGAGAACGGGAAGAAGGAAGTATTGCTGGCCGGGATGAATGCCAGAACGTTTTTGAAGGATGGTGACAGCATTACACTGAGAGGATTTTGTGCTGATGACGGCAAGGGAGTACgtgttgggtttgggcgcTGTTCAGGAACAATCTATGGTGGCCCACAGAGATGA
- a CDS encoding hypothetical protein (COG:L; EggNog:ENOG503PEAQ), which translates to MNEELAIFIASPDPANTQFFLSRKRLTRHSRIRPASIFHPEDPSLTPEEHFPLQTVRAPDHRVHPRFVNRFNSREFLLVIDASCINNGRHADKSSPPIGSSSFKPKNSPGTPNAAVMLPLSEEYNGPITGTIAFRLEEEPQGDVMDHSSNRAKLRAVIAALQFRSWHGEGWRRVVVLTDLEYIVKGATEWLPRWVGRQWRKSKVGRSGRKYANRNLWEELQHRIEELGGEGCEVSFWLVRDGELIRQTKAAARLAAWEGKKEGLPVERYTRLFGIMI; encoded by the coding sequence ATGAACGAAGagctcgccatcttcatcgcctcccCTGACCCCGCCAACACCCAATTCTTCCTCTCGAGGAAGAGACTCACTCGTCACTCTCGCATCAGGCCTGCCTCGATCTTCCACCCGGAAgacccctccctcacacCGGAAGAACACTTCCCCTTGCAAACCGTCCGCGCCCCCGACCACCGAGTCCACCCTCGCTTCGTCAACAGGTTTAACAGCAGGGAATTTTTACTTGTTATCGACGCGTCATGTATCAATAACGGCCGCCACGCGGATaaatcctcccctcccattggcagctcctccttcaagcCCAAGAACTCACCTGGCACCCCAAATGCGGCTGTGATGCTCCCTTTGTCAGAGGAGTACAATGGGCCCATTACCGGGACAATTGCCTTCCGTCTTGAGGAGGAACCCCAGGGTGATGTAATGGATCACAGTTCCAATCGGGCTAAACTCCGCGCTGTGATTGCGGCGTTGCAGTTTAGGAGTTGgcatggggaggggtggaggagggtggtggtgttgacggATTTGGAGTATATCGTCAAGGGGGCTACGGAGTGGTTGCCTAGGTGGGTGGGTAGGCAGTGGAGGAAGTCGAAGGTTGGGAGGTCGGGCAGGAAGTATGCCAATCGGAACTTGTGGGAGGAGTTGCAGCATAGgattgaggagctggggggTGAAGGGTGTGAGGTTTCGTTTTGGCTGgtgagggatggggagttgATAAGGCAGacgaaggcggcggcgaggctggcggcgtgggaggggaagaaagagGGGTTGCCGGTGGAGAGGTATACGAGGTTGTTTGGGATTATGATATga